The region TTTATGAATGAAAAGGAAAGCACCATATTTGTAAAGTTTATTTTGAGGTTTTAAGGACATGTTAAGGTAGTAAAAGAACCTTTTCAAGTCTAATGTAATATATGCCCTAACATTGTGTAATTTGTTTTTTTCTAGACATTTGTGCAAATTGTGTATGTGAATCCAACTTATTTTGCATAGTTTTTTCCATCAACGTATCAAATTTTATGTGATTaacaattctctctctctctctctctctattattTCATATTTTCCTTGAATGGATCTGATTTATCAATGCATTGTCTTTAATATGCAGGATGATTTTCTTTCCAATTTGGATATTCCACGCAGTTGTTGCACGAGGAAGGTTCTCATTGCCTGCTCCATCAGTTCCACATAATCGTCATGTATGCTTTCCAAGATTCTATTTTAGTTCCACAGCACATTCCACTAGAATGATTGTCTAATTAGTTTTTGGAGATAAAGATGTGAATACCAGCTTTATTTTACTTTTCTTGACAGTGGGCACCTTGTCATGCTGTCGTTGCAACACCATTGCTAGTTGCATTTGAATTGCTCCTTTGTATATATCTTGAGAGCATTCATGGTAAGAACTAATGCTACACAATAGCTTTTCAGAGCCAATTGCTGGTCTCCTGTTATTCATGTATAATTTGCATAAAATATGTATTCTACACTGAACTTTTGAAACGGATCTAGCTCACTAATTGATTGCTTTTATTCACCACAGTGATAACTTTGTATTGTACCTGTCTAGATTAATGATGCATCTGTGTGCATTGGAAAAATTGTGTGTAATACTATGCATCCTTTTTCTCACATTTATCTGTTTCATAAATTTTTCTTACAGTTCATGATTCGGCAGCTGTTAATTTGAAGATTGTTTTTCTACCCTTACTGGCATTTGAGATAattattctaattgataatttCAGGTAACTTTCATAATAATGATAATGTTAGTCTTTCTCCATGCCTTGCCTTGCCTCATAATTTTGCTGCAAGCCTCATGCTTTTTGATGGCTTGATTTGATTAATTATGCTCTAGGGTTTTAGTTGACTGTTATTTTCCTTTGCAGAATGTGTAGGGCTTTAATGCCAGGTGATGATGAAAGCATGAGCGATGAGGCAGTATGGGAGACACTTCCTGTAAGTCAGTAATATAAGACTTGTTAAAGCTATGCTAACTGCCCCACTTAACTATGTTAGTTTACATTATCCTTTTAAGGGTTTATAAGTGCTTGGGAATACGTGCTTGTGGTGTCCTCAGATTAATGCCaagtttttttagttttttttttttaaaaaaaaaacttaataagagAAATTATGCATTTCATGCTGGTCAATAAGTGATGCTTCTTCATTGTGATTATTCTAACCCTTGTGATTAGTACTTATTGTTTTCAATTTTGTATTAGCTTTCTTTGGACTGAAACCTTTCAGTAGTTTTAAGTGTTCCTTTGGAATTTGTTTGCCACCTCCTTTGTTAGGATTTGCAATTCCAGTTATTATGTGTAATTTTACATCTTGCTAGTATTTTAATATCTAAACCATGAAGGTCCATTTATCATGTGAGAGCCTTTTTCTTAATGGGAAAGCAAGTGGATTTTATACATCCCATTTCTTATCTAACAAGTTGAAAACAAACAAGGAGATGAGAACAATGGGCTTCTCAAACAAAAAGTATTTTTGAAAATAGAActgtttatttttttctttcttttcttgttcTCTCTCAAGTAAAGTCTATTAATTTCTCTTGAATTGTTTGTAGCACTTCTGGGTTGCAATTTCCATGGTGTTCTTTGTTGCTGCTACAGTCTTCACCTTGCTAAAGCTTTGCGGTAATTTCTTTATCAGTATAATCCTTCATATTCCCTTGCATATTCTGTGTCATTTATTTTATCTTAATCTGCATGTTATTTCTTTTTTGCTGGATGACTATTCAGTTACCTTTAAAAAATAATTGCATTTTCATGTTGAAAGAGCACGTTCTCTAACTTCattcaatatatttgatgatggGAGAATAAATGGCACTTACAAATTATTTGTTTGGGTATCTGTATTATCTCTGTCTGTTTTATATTAAATGCATTTGCATCTTTTGCCATTCATAACAACATTAGTATGCTGCATCCTGaatttacttttgtttttgttgcTTTTTCTTGTTGTATGATTTTAACCCTGCAATCAATGGAGCAATTGGCATAAACTTTTGAAAAAATCTCAACAACAATTTGATAAACTTTGAATGAGTTTAGTTCTCAATTGGCTATAGCCTCCACTTGGCTTGTTTACTATGCTAAGACTGACCACTTGTAAAATGTAGAATGGAAGCCTGATTTATCTGTCCCTCAGATCTTCTGAGATCAATAATTCTATATTGTAAATGGATTCTCATATGCTGTAGCATGGGAATTTCTTTCTCCAATTTGGATCTGCGGTTCCCAAATTCCAAATTAGCAGGATTTATGAGTTTACCACAGTTATGCCTTTCTCTTTGGGTTTAATTGAATCTGTACTACAGTGCAGTGTTTATGTACCAATCCAATTAATACCTTAGTTCATTTGTTCCCTTATATAGCTAAAATAATACTTTCTCCTCATGTGCAAATATATTTACTTTAATTGGCTTtatcttttttttcctttaaaaaatcCTTTTCTGCAATAATTATCTATTAGCTACATGAATCTACATGTGAAACTAATTTGAATTTGCCATCGAATTTTTGTACACTATTTGTTTCTTGAAACAAAACATCAGTTCTTGTATTATTGTTTGGAAATACTACAAGAGGGTACGGAGTGAAGACACTCCAAAAAAACTAGGGTGTATGGAAGGAGTTTTTTTTTGTATACTGTTAAATATTGAAAGAAAAGATAGTTGGCCCAATTGTTTCGTCATATCTTTGAACACCACAAGTTTAGTTTGGTAATGTTGTTATGAACATTAGAATGATGAGGTTTTGGTTGTAGTAGTATAATATGATAATGGATTGTTTGATTGGTCCCATGTATTCTAGTTGATAATTTGTGCTGTCTTTAATTACATGCTATCGGTTGGTTAGTTTCACTTTCATTCATTGTTGCAGGGGATGTGGGTGCTCTTGGCTGGTGGGACTTGTTCATAAATTTTGGGTACTGTTCTACATATTTGTAATGAAAGTTGCATAAATGGTTTAATACCTTTTCGATGCCTGTGGATTAccactatttttatttttcttttactaCAGAATTGCGGAGTGCTTTGCTTTTCTTGTCTGTACTAAGTGGTCAAATCCAGTGATTCATAGAAATTCGCAGACAAGAGAAGCAAGTTCATCTTCTACATCTATTAGATATCTTGACTGGAACAGTGGATTAGTAGTTTCTTCAGAGGAGGATCAGGATCAGGATACATTATGTGGACTACAAGACATTGGTGGGCACATTATGAAAATTCCTGTAATTGGTTTTCAGATCCTCCTATGTATGCGTCTTGAGGTATGCTATGTTTTTGAGTTCTGTTCATCCAATGTTTGATGACTCTTATAAATTGAAAATTGATGTGGCTTCAACTTTCAGGGAACCCCAGCTACTGCAAGGAAAATACCGCTCCCTATTCTCTTTTCTCCTCTGTTTTTACTTCAAGGTGTGGGTGTACTAGCTGCTGCATCTAGGTTGGTGGAGAAAATTGTACTCTTACTACGTACTGGAGCTAACACAGGAGCATACTTTAGATTTTCTTCTAGAGCTCATGATTGCTTGGGGTTCTTGCACCATGGTTCTAGGTAATAATTTTGATAGTTCCTGCACCATATTCAATTTTGCACTTTTTCATGGGGCAAtttcttattttatatttattgtaCCTACTACCTTGTATTTGGTGATCTAACATGGATCGTATTATTAGCTCAGAATTCGGATAATCAATGAATAAAGTGCAATTTTTTCAATTAATTCGTAATTTGACTACATATGTAGGCTTCTTGGCTGGTGGTCAATTGATGAGGGTAGTCGTGAAGAGCAGGCTCGACTGTATCACGAGAGTGCTTCTGGGTTAGTATTGTTTTGATTGATCATAGTTTTTGAccattcaaattttcaaatgtgGTTCGACGGGTGGTGTGTTGTTCTTATTGGGATAAAGTAATAGAAGAAGCATTTTCTTTTTTATCTACTCTTTGTAAATTTGGTTTCTACCATGCAGGTATAATACTTTCAGTGGTTATCCACCTGAGATAGTGAAAAAAATGCCTAAAAAGGATCTAGCTGAGGAGGTGATGCATTTTATACTGCATCTTTTGTCTTTTTGtcctttttacatgtattttatgTTCATTTCATTTGATTTTAATTGAAGTTTCTAGTTATTGTTTTATTCTTCATCgtctacaaatatatatatatatattctttcttCTTTTTGAGAACTATATACAGATTTGTTACTGTATCTAAATAACACAGGTCTGGAGACTGCAAGCAGCTCTGGGGGAACAGACAGAAATCACTAAATATAGCCAACAGGAGTTTGAAAGACTCCAAAATGTAATTAATATCGTtcttgattaatttttttattgttttttttcatGAATGTTTTATGTGAATGTTATTACTAAGCTTCCTTGGGTTCAGAATGTAGGTTATGTAAAGGTAGTAATGGCTCTTAAAATATGCACTTTTTTGTTATTTATCATTTTGAATTGCTTGTAGTCAGTTTAAAGCATGTTTTTAAATAAGAATTTCAAGTTTAACATAACAAATACCTGTATTTTGACATTTGAGTCAATAACTAGATGTTTTAAGCTAACATCAAATATTTCAATATATTGGTTGATTCCTGGTGCATATAAAATGTAAGATTTGATACCTTTGTATATTTCAGTATTTTTTTGTGAGAGAATATTTCAGTGGTTTCATCATCTTTTATTTTTCGACATTCTTTTTCTTTAGAATCGCTGTGTCTGTATCTTTGTTGAGATCCTTTGCTCTTTCATCTAGTAATTCTTGACTTGTATGTAAAAGTGTATTGTCTTCCTAAATGCTGTATTCTTTTGCTGGTCAGGAAAAAGTTTTATGCAGGATTTGCTTCGAGAGAGAGATCAGTGTGGTCTTGCTGCCATGCAGGCATCGCATTCTTTGCAGGTACTACTATCATATTTTATACTGAGATGCGTCAAACCAATCTTCCCATTCGATTCCCCCTGACCTTGTGCTCATCATCTTTTATCTTTTTGTGGGTGGTGCTGCAGTACTTGCTGCGAGAAGTGCAAAAAATGTCCAATATGCCGCATTAGTGTCGAGCAACGATTACCTGTATATGATGTTTAACTTGGCCTCTTTTGTGAGAGTAGTAGGAATTTGGTGCTTAGAGAGAGGTTGGTAACCTTACATAGAACAGGTTTTGGTACAGTTTCTTTTCAACTTCTACAATGGCGGTGGGTAATGCTTATTCCAATTGACCATAGATGGAGGGTAATTTGACTGTGATAGGATTTGCTAAATTTTGTCTTTTTGTTTTGCAATCTTAATTTGTAAATATACTGACCTTTATACGAAAGTAATATTATAGCAGGTTTCAAGTCTTGCCTATGATATTTGCATTACCATAAATAGAAAACTTGTGTTATTACGGATTATTATCATAAATCACTAAATAAGTTTTTTGTGAGAAATGATTATAAAATTTTTGATGAGaaatgattataatgatgatgaaaatgaataaataaaatatataaaatcagtaattttgaatttttagattaattaggccATAAAAACTAGTTGAAAAGATAATTGTCACattaattattctcattaattttaaaatgatttttttcttataaaataGATAAAATGAATGATTCAAAATGAATAATGAGTATTAAATAAGATtatatttttattctttaattaataaatgtgtaatcttttcaaaaatttaaaaaaagttaaaatttatttataaaaatattaattaataatcataaatatgaattattaattttaatctaatggttaatattaaaataatagttCAGGTTTGTATATATACTAAATACAAGCAACGTACAATATACAAGCAACgtacaatattaaaaaaaaataaaaatacaagcaACGTACAATATACATTtgtgcttagttttatttatagaatttattaattatttttattaaatttatattaatgtcatataaattttaaataaatatcatattttaattaaataatttatttatttatgtttgttctagttttttcatttgagagtgacaacaatagattatatattatatgtttgatgtaatattaaatattatacatggattttaaacttaggtttcttgctagtttttaaaaaaaagacaattgttgctaattgatagttgttgacgcggttcttcggcaacaggtaattatacaaataaacatgatggattagtgcaaattggtgaaccgtaatatgaaaataactatagatgatcactcctttctttttaggtggttcgaaggttaaaatccctcttgTCCACCAGGCagtattattgatatctcttgactatttcttacagagtgtttctttacaaaaatatgccaaccccttgccctacccagggtcttggtatttataggcagaagatatctgggttggcaatggggtcatcccgtgatctctttatccttcacgtcatgtcagtgacactgatgattaattcttGAAAtttgcagtgaagtgtggtctaatcaataggtaaggagggataatgggccgcatggcccaaatcaggcatGGGGTGtccgaacacgcacgtttatactgcgtgtctgagaattcgggaatagaatagacacgtgatgtctgatatatgcacgtttacattgcgtggttgactttacaagggttcGGATGTCAGGTCTCTGCTGCATCACGTGCTTAACGTGGTGctagctcgtgacactcatactcCAGCTACATGATGCCTCCGTGTAgtagttaactctctaatcagctcgggatCTAAAAAAGGAGGCCCGCAACACACAGCTCCGGGTGGATGATCTACACGtgtcagatcgaattaggccattttctagctcgccaatatgtgcggatatttagggtgtacatttgccccccaagcccttgctcgtgacccatgacgtcatctgtggtcttcacagcgggggcttttaagtATCCCTtttgactcttcatgtcccgccccCTGCGTGGGCATCAGACACGTGGAGCGccgtggttggcgactgttcgGTTTCCGAGgcttgcattaaatggcctagcctgcttTCGGCTGTCGTTTCGCCTCtcaagttatgaccctcgtatctcacaTTAATTTGATCAAACGGCCCTCGTTCCTTTATGTCTCTTATGTATATAAAATGTTGGCCATCTTCCGTATtagccacccttcatttgaagttatttcctcattttctctcctttttagtCTCAGAAGTTTCTCTTCTTCCGGTTATTATCCCAGAGATCCCTATGCTTTCGCCATAAGAGTTTCTGCACCAGTCTAGCTTTAAAGACTCCACCAGGACTCTGATTTCTACGCTTTTTGTGGCTTCCATAcggaaaatacactgtaagtcctctgcctgttgcatgttttgatctttcTGTTTTTCTGTTAGGCAAacctctttcttagtcgcacactgtaggttgtttttggctggtttttggtgcataggttttggtcCTAGGTATATCGACTATACGAGAACATGTCTAGGAACGTGATGTTTGGGACAAGATAAATTATGGGTAATTTTTCTAGGTATCTTTTCCGGGTAGCTTTAGGGAATGTCTATTTGGAAaggggaaggtgagaggtttctagggtgcaaaaccgggtagcttaggggtcacgcttcctgggcagtttttctttttaaaactttctctccaaggcaagcattatcctaaccctcctgacacacagatcccaagtaatcggggatccgttggaaacacGGGCGCGTGACCATGGCATCGCAGGGCCTCacgcaccgcgggctgagatttcCTCAGCTCGTGTACGAAAATCACTTCTCGCgctatattcccttttctatttttaggtcgcctatttaaacttttcttctttcttgttcgttaggcgaccagatgagACCCAGGAAAAACATACCCAAGAAGAGCACGGCTGGCTAGTCATCCCAGCAGGCCAACAAGGGGAAAGGGATTGTTGTGGattctcccatcccccacttcggtcccacagtggagaaagaggtcaaggtgggacctgatgctttcttcgaggtagagaggatagtctcgaagattatgacccaagggagggtcaacaagatcctgctgtcccataacatcgaaatcgggacaggcgctcttgttgcctgacctccccttgagggcgagaggagctgcacgcccctCGATGAGGAGTTCGCGGCTTGGAGTGACAAAAACctaaaggctggggccttcctactgctggaccagtacttcgcggatttttttgaattacgtgaagctggctcccttccaactgccccctaattcctaccgtttgttggcggggctgaggtacctcttcctgaggcatgagtgggaggtcccgaccccagcggacatccttttattcttttgcctcaaagccagctcgGATCAACGGGgccgaggcgacgggttctactatttgaccCGTTTCCCCAACTCtcccgcagtcatcgagctgcccagccaccccaacaacttcaaggaccagttcttcatgtcgacggggtttcgcaactgcgaataccactacttcaaccgtcctcgtaagttatctctattctcagctcgcaaaattagcatttttctttatttcttttcacgCGTGTTGACTTGAACATCATCGTGCAACCATCTTCGCGAGGATGGCCAAATCgatgacccttgggggtcaatacgaaaccttggcggggctcccatcaagtgaaaaagactaccgccagctcgtgtcggatgagacgatgctggcgtgtaagttgattTCTCCGGGCcagctctggccttgaggaggccgcggGCTATCCCAGTAGCTCGTGAGCTGGTGCCTATCCCCGAGGTGGATGCTGTGGACAGTGACGAGCAGgacgaggaagacgaggtgccgctcgtgcgaTGAAAGCGGGCTCTCGAGGCTGCTTAGGGCCTCGACGCGGATCAGATTtagtcaggggcagcagccggcccctccggccaaggtaacccatacctgtttagagacttagacagggctgccgcagacctaTGGCtggctaggtttaacccaagccagctcgtTCATCGTCATCGAGATGACCTAGACCTTAaatataaccctactccagtgtgtagatcaattagtgttgcgccatgatatgggccaccctaggggaactgtagtagtagacaacactcTGGCTTTTAGGTcgaccttttttgaggagtacgagaccaaccttaggtcatggccctcccttctggagggtttagtcgctccagggcttaggcagtacgtagaggagtccagtcctgaggtggaTCCGGACCCAGAACCCCCTCTCATTCGCGAAGTTATAAACTTAGGCTCCCCCATAAAAGCTCCGAGGCTGGAGGTCGTGGCACTAGATTCCTCCtccagctcggagggtaggacctttgcaATACATCTTTAGACTTTTCTTGTAATGAAGTAACCTTGTATGTATATTAACACCcccgtcttttttttttttgttttaggcgaagagatggcCCAGCCCGGTGACAACGTCCTGCGGTCAATCTTCCAAGGGGGGAATCCTTCCTCCAGATCGTCCGGGCCACTGGTCAAGAAACCTCGGCTGACCAAGAAGGCTCCTCCCGGGACCATctccaagtctcccgccaagGGGAGGGGCCAGGTTCCTGCCGCCGCAGAGAACATGCTCCAGCCTCCCCCGCGGCCTCCGGTCCCTACTCGGGAACAGGAGGTACCAGCCGGAAACCCGCCAACTCCCACTCCCACCATGCGCATCCTGGTGAGcactcaggccctggagaaaattaccgaggcctttcgagggactgtagagtccaagaactttacttagctaattatttagtagtattatagtatgtatagtattatctttgttactgtggatttttggttcagaccgggaattatttggacactcatagtagtacttatagactt is a window of Humulus lupulus chromosome 4, drHumLupu1.1, whole genome shotgun sequence DNA encoding:
- the LOC133830860 gene encoding uncharacterized protein LOC133830860, which encodes MNWRRVLKSVQALAAHILLFSFTVLLVLKLDHVVSYSWWMIFFPIWIFHAVVARGRFSLPAPSVPHNRHWAPCHAVVATPLLVAFELLLCIYLESIHVHDSAAVNLKIVFLPLLAFEIIILIDNFRMCRALMPGDDESMSDEAVWETLPHFWVAISMVFFVAATVFTLLKLCGDVGALGWWDLFINFGIAECFAFLVCTKWSNPVIHRNSQTREASSSSTSIRYLDWNSGLVVSSEEDQDQDTLCGLQDIGGHIMKIPVIGFQILLCMRLEGTPATARKIPLPILFSPLFLLQGVGVLAAASRLVEKIVLLLRTGANTGAYFRFSSRAHDCLGFLHHGSRLLGWWSIDEGSREEQARLYHESASGYNTFSGYPPEIVKKMPKKDLAEEVWRLQAALGEQTEITKYSQQEFERLQNEKVLCRICFEREISVVLLPCRHRILCSTCCEKCKKCPICRISVEQRLPVYDV